In Microbacterium cremeum, a genomic segment contains:
- a CDS encoding ABC transporter substrate-binding protein: MATEISRRSMLRYSVLGLGGAAVLGLAGCAPDGSSGPAATPGGAGTPTDFAFASWSLSEEAAKPAVQSALDAFAKSDGIAIDTSTYPYNEYLNQLTLQVRGGQFAGAAQLDVAWLSALAALGKLTDLSALAQGRGYTDAALGAGSLDGKQLGLPWTIGAVGLIGNAELFDKAGASLTPKTIEEFEDGLRALKGIGVIPYAASTKAAQLKDIVVWMQTFGSPIIEDGESTIGDEASVKAVEWYKKLYDDGLIAPDVDRAAARTLFAQGATALYDDAPVGKSSVVSQSPDASLGDKMTPIARPVLKSGDTPQHVLWGHLVVVVDGEGAATAADFAQWLTSDPQQSEAYFTELGLPPTTEAALASEAVSQNAFVEAFTSTVTSTAAPSPLWAYPSYAQMETAIAEQVQAVLIGQSSASQAMKTAGNAISGLL, from the coding sequence ATGGCAACGGAAATCTCGCGGCGCTCGATGCTGCGGTACTCGGTGCTCGGGCTCGGCGGCGCTGCCGTGCTCGGCCTGGCCGGCTGCGCCCCCGACGGCTCGTCCGGTCCGGCGGCCACGCCCGGGGGCGCCGGTACCCCGACGGACTTCGCGTTCGCGTCGTGGAGCCTGTCGGAGGAGGCGGCCAAGCCCGCCGTGCAGTCGGCGCTCGACGCCTTCGCCAAGTCCGACGGCATCGCGATCGACACCAGCACCTACCCGTACAACGAGTACCTGAACCAGCTCACCCTCCAGGTGCGGGGCGGCCAGTTCGCCGGCGCGGCTCAGCTCGACGTCGCGTGGCTGTCGGCTCTGGCCGCGCTCGGCAAGCTGACCGACCTCTCCGCCCTCGCCCAGGGGCGCGGCTACACCGACGCCGCGCTGGGCGCCGGGTCGCTCGACGGCAAGCAGCTGGGCCTGCCGTGGACCATCGGCGCGGTCGGCCTGATCGGCAACGCCGAGCTGTTCGACAAGGCCGGTGCCTCGCTGACCCCGAAGACGATCGAGGAGTTCGAGGACGGGCTTCGCGCTCTCAAGGGCATCGGCGTGATCCCCTACGCGGCCAGCACGAAGGCCGCTCAGCTCAAGGACATCGTCGTCTGGATGCAGACGTTCGGCTCGCCGATCATCGAGGACGGCGAGTCGACGATCGGGGACGAGGCATCCGTCAAAGCCGTCGAGTGGTACAAGAAGCTGTACGACGACGGACTCATCGCACCGGACGTCGACCGCGCCGCGGCCCGCACGCTCTTCGCGCAGGGTGCGACCGCGCTGTACGACGACGCCCCCGTGGGCAAGTCGTCGGTCGTCTCACAGTCACCCGACGCTTCCCTCGGCGACAAGATGACGCCCATCGCACGGCCCGTGCTGAAGTCCGGCGACACTCCGCAGCACGTGCTGTGGGGGCACCTCGTCGTCGTGGTGGACGGCGAAGGCGCCGCCACGGCCGCCGACTTCGCGCAGTGGCTCACCAGTGACCCGCAGCAGAGCGAGGCGTACTTCACCGAGCTCGGCCTGCCCCCGACGACCGAGGCGGCACTCGCCTCGGAGGCCGTCTCGCAGAACGCGTTCGTCGAGGCGTTCACCTCGACCGTCACGTCGACGGCGGCGCCCAGCCCGCTGTGGGCGTACCCGTCGTACGCGCAGATGGAGACCGCCATCGCCGAGCAGGTGCAGGCGGTCCTCATCGGCCAGTCGTCGGCATCGCAGGCGATGAAGACCGCCGGAAACGCCATCTCGGGCCTGCTCTGA
- a CDS encoding lytic transglycosylase domain-containing protein, with protein sequence MRHQSSFLPSRRTLRRAERRLRRRPVLIASTLAVGLLAAATFTTAAPTARAEASGTSGIPLTGFALASYTTPVPTAADRAEVATDAPVTADDARTAADAAISAAQTVAADIAASGLDIGAPVTTVDTSALEAAVHRLDRAESLPDAYVADYTDAVTTETAAVSEQVNGLRGKLDAAIALKAQQEAEEKARREAEAAAAAAAAAKKASSGPAAPNPVYASGGAVGGTSPADAQATARAMIGNYGWGDDQFACLVSLWSKESGWRYDAYNSSSGAYGIPQALPGSKMSTAGADWQTNPATQIAWGLGYISGRYGTPCGAWGHSQSTGWY encoded by the coding sequence ATGCGTCACCAGTCGTCCTTCCTGCCTTCTCGCCGCACCCTCCGCCGGGCCGAGCGCCGCCTCCGCCGCCGCCCGGTCCTCATCGCCTCGACGCTCGCCGTCGGCCTCCTGGCTGCGGCGACCTTCACCACGGCGGCGCCGACGGCGCGGGCCGAGGCATCCGGCACCTCCGGCATCCCGCTGACGGGGTTCGCGCTCGCGTCGTACACGACGCCCGTGCCGACGGCGGCGGACCGCGCCGAGGTCGCCACGGACGCTCCGGTCACCGCTGACGACGCGCGCACGGCGGCGGATGCCGCGATCAGCGCCGCACAGACCGTCGCAGCCGACATCGCAGCGTCGGGCCTCGACATCGGGGCTCCCGTCACCACGGTCGACACGTCGGCTCTCGAAGCCGCCGTGCACCGGCTCGACCGCGCCGAGAGCCTGCCCGACGCCTACGTCGCGGACTACACCGACGCCGTGACGACCGAGACCGCCGCGGTCAGCGAGCAGGTCAACGGGCTGCGCGGCAAGCTCGACGCCGCGATCGCCCTGAAGGCGCAGCAGGAAGCCGAAGAGAAGGCCCGCCGCGAGGCCGAAGCGGCAGCGGCTGCCGCGGCTGCCGCGAAGAAGGCGAGCTCGGGGCCGGCCGCGCCGAACCCGGTGTACGCCTCGGGCGGTGCGGTGGGCGGCACGAGCCCTGCCGACGCGCAGGCGACGGCGCGCGCCATGATCGGCAACTACGGCTGGGGCGACGACCAGTTCGCATGCCTCGTGTCGCTGTGGAGCAAGGAGTCGGGCTGGCGCTATGACGCGTACAACTCCTCCAGCGGTGCGTACGGCATCCCCCAGGCGCTCCCCGGCAGCAAGATGTCGACGGCCGGCGCCGACTGGCAGACCAACCCCGCGACGCAGATCGCGTGGGGCCTGGGCTACATCTCGGGTCGCTATGGCACGCCGTGCGGGGCGTGGGGTCACTCGCAGTCGACGGGCTGGTACTGA
- a CDS encoding IclR family transcriptional regulator, translating into MPAEKGANQSVEKAISVLESFAGGEPMRVGDVARAAGIGQSTASRLLATLEAGGLVERDPQTTLYFLGSELLTLAGVAINQNRVHRVGRQIAQNLAGQLGLGVNIALLRDTELVYLCNFEGPRSPKSHTLMGQRVPLHATSIGKSTLVGTSREKRTKLMPELVRFTEATITSHEALDREVALISRRGYATEVEEFVLGRASVAAPILDQFGRITAAVSISGPRTTIDLETREAELGRIVIETADRISSGLGYQGPAG; encoded by the coding sequence ATGCCCGCGGAAAAGGGTGCGAATCAGAGCGTCGAGAAAGCGATCTCGGTGCTGGAGTCGTTCGCAGGCGGCGAGCCGATGCGGGTGGGCGACGTCGCCCGGGCCGCCGGGATCGGCCAGTCGACGGCATCCCGTCTTCTGGCCACGCTCGAGGCGGGCGGTCTGGTCGAGCGGGATCCGCAGACCACGCTCTACTTCCTGGGGTCCGAGCTGCTCACCCTCGCCGGAGTGGCGATCAACCAGAACCGGGTGCATCGCGTCGGCCGCCAGATCGCGCAGAATCTCGCCGGGCAGCTGGGCCTCGGCGTGAACATCGCGCTCCTGCGCGACACCGAGCTCGTGTATCTCTGCAACTTCGAAGGGCCGCGCTCGCCCAAGTCGCACACGCTCATGGGGCAGCGGGTGCCGCTGCACGCGACGAGCATCGGCAAGTCCACGCTCGTGGGCACCTCGCGCGAGAAGCGGACGAAGCTGATGCCCGAGCTGGTGAGGTTCACCGAGGCGACCATCACGTCGCACGAGGCGCTCGACCGCGAGGTCGCGCTGATCTCGCGGCGCGGATACGCGACCGAGGTCGAGGAGTTCGTGCTCGGCCGTGCCTCCGTCGCCGCGCCGATCCTCGACCAGTTCGGCAGGATCACCGCGGCGGTGTCGATCTCCGGCCCGCGCACCACGATCGACCTCGAGACCCGCGAGGCCGAGCTCGGCCGCATCGTGATCGAGACCGCCGACCGCATCAGCTCCGGCCTCGGCTACCAGGGCCCGGCCGGCTGA
- a CDS encoding FAD-dependent oxidoreductase, which yields MRTQNVESDITVVGGGLAGVCAAISAARLGKRVALIGNRPVLGGNSSSEVRVWVVGATAHGVQRFARESGVIGELYVENQYRNPEGNPIIWDEVVHDAVRAEPNITVFLNTDVREVDAADIAGERVVTAVRGWTMGSETLTTFTSPYFVDCTGDGLVGHLAGAEYRIGREASREFGESWAPEEADGELLGSTILFYTKDLGHPVDFVAPDSAKDITQTPIPTSRILRSGDKGAHYWWIEWGGHLDTVHENELIRDELRSVIFGIWDYIKNSGRFDAATLDLEWVGALPGKREYRRFLGDHVLTQNDILDQVDHPDAVAFGGWSIDLHPVEGMYATEAGAHQRYSNGIYGIPFRSYYSRNVANLLLAGRDISATHVAFGSTRVMATCGAGGEAAGTGAALALDLGVRPRELATGHTEALRQTMLRQDASVFGIRNSDPDDLARRAVVTASSTARTLDPAELVPGAAEEPFALERDLGILLPVDPRLDHVDVLLHVERDTTLGATLWTTGHRQNAVPVDPRSRVEVAVQAAAGPQWVRLPLSWTPSEPESVVVVLEAAEGVAVVLSRAQIPGVLALPHRPQADGDANVAVEESESVIAWPAIPLRGRTPRLRVSPATEAFGESKAVGGYQRYYGGPNLWMSQPRGTDSSAPGEESLTLAWSEPQRVRSIRLVFDDDTDVELNTLHHHRTPDRVFPELLRDYALEVEENGAWREVVRVEANRRRQRVHETDAAAVTALRLRALATNGAPQVRVVSIRVY from the coding sequence ATGCGCACTCAGAACGTCGAATCCGATATCACCGTCGTCGGCGGTGGCCTCGCCGGGGTCTGTGCCGCCATCAGTGCGGCGCGGCTCGGAAAGCGCGTCGCGCTCATCGGGAATCGGCCGGTGCTCGGCGGCAACTCGTCGTCGGAGGTGCGGGTGTGGGTCGTGGGCGCGACCGCGCACGGCGTGCAGCGCTTCGCACGTGAGAGCGGGGTGATCGGCGAGCTCTACGTCGAGAACCAGTACCGCAACCCCGAGGGCAACCCGATCATCTGGGACGAGGTCGTGCACGACGCGGTGCGCGCCGAGCCGAACATCACGGTGTTCCTGAACACCGACGTGCGCGAGGTCGACGCGGCCGACATCGCCGGCGAGCGCGTCGTGACCGCCGTGCGCGGCTGGACGATGGGCTCCGAGACGCTGACGACGTTCACGAGCCCGTACTTCGTGGACTGCACGGGCGACGGTCTCGTGGGTCACCTCGCCGGCGCGGAGTACCGCATCGGACGCGAGGCGTCCCGCGAATTCGGCGAGTCGTGGGCCCCCGAGGAGGCCGACGGCGAGCTGCTCGGCTCGACGATCCTCTTCTATACGAAGGACCTCGGCCACCCCGTCGACTTCGTGGCACCCGACTCGGCGAAGGACATCACGCAGACCCCCATCCCCACCTCCCGCATCCTGCGGTCGGGCGACAAGGGTGCGCACTACTGGTGGATCGAGTGGGGCGGCCACCTCGACACCGTGCACGAGAACGAGCTCATCCGCGACGAGCTGCGCTCGGTCATCTTCGGCATCTGGGACTACATCAAGAACTCCGGCCGCTTCGACGCGGCCACCCTCGACCTCGAGTGGGTGGGGGCGCTCCCCGGCAAGCGCGAGTACCGGCGCTTCCTCGGCGACCACGTGCTGACGCAGAACGACATCCTCGACCAGGTGGATCACCCCGACGCCGTCGCGTTCGGCGGGTGGTCGATCGATCTGCATCCCGTCGAGGGCATGTACGCCACCGAGGCCGGCGCGCACCAGCGCTATTCGAACGGCATCTACGGCATCCCGTTCCGCAGCTACTACTCGCGCAACGTGGCCAACCTGCTGCTGGCGGGCCGCGACATCTCGGCGACGCACGTCGCTTTCGGCTCGACGCGCGTTATGGCCACGTGCGGTGCCGGCGGCGAGGCGGCGGGCACGGGGGCGGCGCTCGCGCTCGACCTCGGCGTGCGTCCGCGCGAGCTCGCGACCGGCCACACCGAGGCCCTTCGGCAGACGATGCTGCGACAGGATGCCTCGGTCTTCGGCATCCGCAATTCCGATCCCGACGACCTCGCGCGCCGGGCCGTGGTCACGGCGTCGAGCACGGCTCGCACGCTCGACCCGGCGGAACTCGTGCCCGGAGCCGCGGAGGAGCCGTTCGCGCTCGAACGCGATCTCGGCATCCTGCTGCCCGTCGACCCGCGGCTCGACCACGTCGACGTGCTGCTGCACGTGGAGCGCGACACCACGCTCGGCGCGACGCTGTGGACGACGGGTCACCGTCAGAACGCGGTGCCCGTCGATCCGCGGTCACGCGTCGAGGTCGCGGTGCAGGCGGCCGCCGGACCGCAGTGGGTGCGGCTGCCGCTGTCGTGGACGCCGTCGGAGCCCGAGAGCGTGGTCGTCGTGCTCGAGGCGGCGGAGGGAGTGGCGGTCGTGCTGAGCCGGGCCCAGATCCCGGGCGTGCTGGCGCTCCCCCATCGTCCGCAGGCCGACGGCGACGCGAACGTCGCGGTCGAGGAGTCCGAGAGCGTCATCGCGTGGCCCGCGATCCCGCTTCGCGGGCGCACGCCGCGCCTGCGCGTGAGCCCCGCGACCGAGGCGTTCGGCGAGTCGAAGGCTGTCGGCGGGTACCAGCGCTACTACGGCGGGCCGAACCTGTGGATGTCGCAACCGCGGGGGACCGATTCGTCGGCGCCCGGCGAAGAGTCGCTCACGCTGGCGTGGTCCGAGCCGCAGCGGGTGCGCAGCATCCGTCTGGTCTTCGACGACGACACGGACGTCGAGCTCAACACGCTCCACCACCACCGCACGCCCGACCGCGTCTTCCCCGAGCTGCTGCGCGACTACGCGCTCGAGGTCGAGGAGAACGGTGCGTGGCGCGAGGTGGTGCGCGTGGAGGCCAACCGCCGCCGGCAGCGCGTGCACGAGACGGATGCCGCGGCCGTGACCGCGCTCCGGCTGCGGGCGCTCGCGACCAACGGCGCACCCCAAGTCCGCGTGGTGTCCATCCGCGTGTACTGA
- a CDS encoding alginate lyase family protein: protein MTKTRWPSSIAAGLVLALVGLAPPAVAETTGDTTFRDDFDTLSRAWAQAAGSWEASGGTARVVTPGSTRGSVLALLDYGLEPTSSATATFRTEGGGETAWAGFTVHRAGPTDDYTQSGYTILVRNNGELAVIEAAGNAAVTYHARTATDARPGANWVTVTARLDGPQLSVTLGDAAAPALTVADGTFTSGGFSLAAHRDLRMVVDSVELTGVSERTEPAPADCIAWSGEPAASSARGTVLNDEERLDTVAERVRDGVEPQVSAFPRLIDDADAGLQRQPAPPERFFVPFFYNNPTAHRAARDGLQNDANTAYQLALAYRLTGDTAYGAHAAAFLDAWTGTVECVRTSEDSALAFSYHFPAFVLAAELLRGTDAWPAEREAAFAGFLRETALPVADSIMHRDNNWGSWALELTTAGVAYLGDAAGLQAAHERAVELVEHQIDANGHMPEEVTRNNGVGDYGIWYTHFSLLPLMLVAETLDLHGYDLHSYVNANGTGLGDAVEQVSGWVADPESFPYYTGDVAKLANVRTIDYLRATGVIAHSMSYFELAQNRYPSEVLEGLLADEGAMTTIHSAPHLSLTHGGIVETAHPGTPGPGVPSWAGGPGRPEWAGGPGAPAWAGGPGGPQWSGAPGGPGHAVVLPR from the coding sequence ATGACGAAGACCCGATGGCCGTCCTCGATCGCCGCGGGCCTGGTGCTCGCGCTCGTGGGGCTCGCCCCGCCGGCCGTCGCCGAGACCACCGGCGACACGACGTTCCGCGACGACTTCGACACGTTGTCGCGCGCGTGGGCGCAGGCCGCCGGGAGCTGGGAGGCGTCCGGCGGCACGGCACGCGTCGTGACCCCCGGGTCGACGCGCGGCTCGGTGCTGGCGCTCCTGGACTACGGGCTCGAGCCGACCAGCTCCGCGACCGCGACGTTCCGGACGGAGGGCGGCGGCGAGACGGCCTGGGCCGGCTTCACCGTCCACCGTGCGGGCCCCACCGACGACTACACGCAGTCGGGCTACACGATCCTCGTGCGAAACAACGGCGAGCTCGCCGTCATCGAAGCCGCCGGCAACGCGGCCGTCACCTATCACGCGCGCACCGCCACCGACGCACGGCCCGGCGCCAACTGGGTCACGGTGACGGCGCGGCTCGACGGGCCGCAGCTGAGCGTCACGCTCGGCGACGCCGCCGCACCTGCCCTCACCGTCGCGGACGGCACCTTCACGTCGGGCGGCTTCTCGCTCGCCGCGCACCGCGACCTGCGCATGGTCGTCGACAGCGTCGAGCTCACCGGCGTCAGCGAACGGACGGAGCCCGCACCGGCCGACTGCATCGCGTGGTCGGGCGAACCGGCGGCATCGAGCGCGCGCGGCACGGTGCTCAACGACGAGGAACGTCTGGACACCGTCGCCGAGCGCGTGCGCGACGGCGTGGAACCGCAGGTCTCGGCGTTCCCACGTCTGATCGACGACGCCGATGCCGGGCTGCAGCGTCAGCCGGCACCGCCCGAGAGGTTCTTCGTGCCGTTCTTCTACAACAACCCGACGGCGCACCGCGCCGCGCGCGACGGTCTGCAGAACGACGCGAACACCGCGTACCAGCTCGCGCTCGCCTACCGCCTCACCGGCGACACGGCGTATGGCGCCCACGCCGCCGCCTTCCTCGACGCGTGGACGGGCACGGTCGAGTGCGTCCGCACGAGTGAGGACTCGGCGCTGGCGTTCAGCTACCACTTCCCCGCATTCGTCCTCGCCGCCGAGCTGCTGCGCGGCACGGATGCCTGGCCGGCCGAGCGCGAGGCGGCGTTCGCCGGGTTCCTGCGTGAGACGGCGCTGCCGGTCGCCGACTCGATCATGCATCGCGACAACAACTGGGGCAGCTGGGCTCTCGAGCTCACGACCGCCGGGGTCGCCTACCTGGGCGACGCCGCGGGCCTGCAGGCGGCGCACGAGCGTGCCGTCGAGCTCGTCGAGCACCAGATCGACGCGAACGGCCACATGCCCGAAGAGGTCACGCGCAACAACGGCGTCGGCGACTACGGCATCTGGTACACCCACTTCTCGCTGCTGCCCCTGATGCTCGTCGCCGAGACGCTCGACCTGCACGGCTACGACCTGCATTCGTACGTCAACGCCAACGGCACCGGGCTCGGCGACGCGGTCGAGCAGGTGAGCGGCTGGGTCGCCGATCCCGAGTCCTTCCCGTATTACACGGGGGATGTCGCGAAGCTCGCGAACGTGCGCACCATCGACTACCTGCGAGCCACGGGAGTCATCGCGCACAGCATGAGCTATTTCGAGCTGGCGCAGAACCGCTACCCGTCCGAGGTGCTGGAGGGGCTGCTGGCCGACGAGGGGGCGATGACGACGATCCACTCGGCGCCCCACCTCAGCCTCACCCACGGCGGCATCGTCGAGACCGCCCATCCGGGCACGCCCGGACCGGGCGTTCCGAGCTGGGCCGGCGGCCCCGGCCGCCCCGAATGGGCGGGTGGGCCCGGCGCCCCGGCGTGGGCAGGCGGGCCCGGCGGCCCGCAATGGTCCGGTGCACCCGGTGGGCCCGGGCACGCTGTCGTGCTGCCGCGCTGA
- a CDS encoding carbohydrate ABC transporter permease: MTSSSVVAPDTAARRKRGAPLSERTFLTFLLLPGVVLLCAIVLYPLIRSLVSAFFDESLLYPGMTFVGLDNILAVLTDDFGRLVQQTLIFTVGATVAPFLIGLALALVLNQRFPGQRFLRGAFLIPWLIPGVVVSFLWMWIFDANYGVLNGMLITLGAIDSPVAWLFQTDTARAALIIAKTWNTFPWIMVMMLAALQTVPGELHEAASMDGAGTIRRFFAVTWPHIRGVAGLVILLEFIWNFQHFDTIFVLTGGGPAGTTSTFATEVYDTAFKGYDLGHAGALGILWMALLTVLVVLYVWLSERGEKGARR; the protein is encoded by the coding sequence ATGACCTCATCCAGCGTGGTGGCTCCCGACACCGCTGCTCGGCGAAAGCGCGGCGCGCCCCTCAGCGAGCGCACCTTCCTGACCTTCCTGCTGCTTCCGGGCGTCGTGCTGCTGTGCGCGATCGTGCTGTACCCGCTCATCCGGTCACTGGTCTCGGCGTTCTTCGACGAGAGCCTGCTGTACCCGGGCATGACCTTCGTCGGGCTCGACAACATCCTCGCCGTTCTCACCGACGACTTCGGCCGCCTGGTCCAGCAGACGCTCATCTTCACCGTCGGCGCGACGGTGGCGCCCTTCCTGATCGGCCTCGCGCTCGCGCTCGTGCTGAACCAGCGTTTCCCGGGCCAGCGATTCCTCCGCGGCGCGTTCCTCATCCCCTGGCTCATCCCGGGCGTCGTCGTCTCGTTCCTGTGGATGTGGATCTTCGACGCCAACTACGGCGTCCTCAACGGGATGCTGATCACTCTGGGAGCGATCGACAGCCCGGTGGCGTGGCTCTTCCAGACCGACACGGCACGAGCGGCACTGATCATCGCGAAGACGTGGAACACGTTCCCCTGGATCATGGTGATGATGCTCGCGGCGCTGCAGACCGTGCCGGGAGAGCTCCACGAGGCCGCCTCGATGGACGGCGCCGGCACCATCCGGCGGTTCTTCGCCGTCACCTGGCCGCACATCCGCGGCGTGGCGGGACTGGTCATCCTGCTGGAGTTCATCTGGAACTTCCAGCACTTCGACACCATCTTCGTGCTCACCGGCGGCGGCCCGGCCGGGACGACGAGCACGTTCGCCACCGAGGTGTACGACACCGCCTTCAAGGGCTACGACCTCGGCCACGCCGGCGCGCTCGGCATCCTCTGGATGGCGCTGCTCACGGTCCTCGTGGTGCTGTACGTCTGGCTCTCCGAGCGCGGCGAGAAGGGAGCCCGCCGATGA
- a CDS encoding carbohydrate ABC transporter permease: MSTIAPAPPVLTSEDAAPPITRRRRGRIRWGMWISLAVIALFGFAPVYWLLVTSLTPTNLVFTFPPTLFPREISFDHYATVLGNPLIFGYLRNSVIVSVITAVLAVAVSMYMGYAFSKYRFAGRKSLMYFVLSSQMFPQALLLVTLYLVFAQFGLLNTYLALILSFTTFTLPLCVWMLKGFFDALPDDLIEAARIDGAGPWRIFHSIVFPLAAPGLVAAGLFAFVRGWNDFIFALTLAGPDRQTLPPGLVNTFISEASTSWPALMAASLIVSVPVCVAFILLQRYLVGGITAGAVKG, from the coding sequence ATGAGCACCATCGCCCCCGCACCCCCGGTGCTCACCTCTGAGGACGCCGCACCGCCGATCACGCGCCGCCGCCGGGGCCGCATCCGCTGGGGCATGTGGATCTCGCTCGCGGTCATCGCGCTCTTCGGGTTCGCGCCGGTGTACTGGCTGCTGGTCACCTCGCTCACGCCCACGAACCTGGTGTTCACGTTCCCGCCGACGCTGTTCCCCCGCGAGATCAGCTTCGATCACTACGCCACGGTGCTCGGCAACCCACTGATCTTCGGCTACCTGCGCAACAGCGTGATCGTCTCGGTCATCACCGCGGTGCTGGCGGTCGCGGTGTCGATGTACATGGGCTACGCGTTCTCGAAGTACCGTTTCGCGGGCCGCAAGTCGCTCATGTACTTCGTGCTGTCGAGCCAGATGTTCCCCCAGGCCCTGCTGCTGGTGACCCTGTACCTGGTGTTCGCTCAGTTCGGACTGCTCAACACCTACCTCGCGCTCATCCTGTCGTTCACGACATTCACGCTGCCGCTGTGCGTGTGGATGCTGAAGGGCTTCTTCGACGCGCTGCCCGACGACCTCATCGAGGCCGCCCGGATCGACGGCGCCGGGCCATGGCGGATCTTCCACTCCATCGTGTTCCCCCTCGCCGCACCGGGCCTCGTCGCGGCCGGGCTCTTCGCCTTCGTCCGCGGCTGGAACGACTTCATCTTCGCGTTGACCCTCGCCGGCCCCGACCGGCAGACCCTTCCCCCCGGGCTCGTGAACACGTTCATCTCGGAGGCCAGCACCTCGTGGCCGGCGCTCATGGCGGCATCGCTCATCGTGTCGGTGCCGGTGTGCGTGGCCTTCATCCTCCTCCAGCGCTACCTCGTCGGCGGCATCACGGCCGGCGCGGTCAAAGGCTGA
- a CDS encoding M18 family aminopeptidase — protein sequence MPEAPVSAASADVTTTVARAHADDLAAFVEASPSSFHAAAEVARRLEAAGFTRLDEAESWPAPAGGRFVVVRDGAAIAWVVPPAADAATGVRIFGAHTDSPGFKLKPKPTTGRLGWLQAGVEIYGGPLLNSWLDRELRLAGRLALDDGTTVLASTGPLLRLPQLAIHLDREANDHLALDKQSQTQPVWGLGQAESADILGELAREAGVDAARIRGYDIVTADAARGATFGLDDVFFASGRLDDLASVHAGVVALERAAGDLDTDHIAMLAVFDHEEVGSGTRSGAAGPFLSDVLERLWISLGADREQQLRALAASWCVSSDVGHSVHPNYAEKHDPVVQPVLGSGPILKINANQRYATDAAGAAAWNSWCSAAGVTSQEFVSNNSVPCGSTIGPITATRLGIRTVDVGIPILSMHSARELAGVSDLWDLTRVAEVYFRD from the coding sequence GTGCCCGAAGCGCCCGTATCCGCAGCATCCGCCGATGTCACGACCACGGTCGCGCGTGCGCACGCGGACGACCTCGCAGCGTTCGTCGAGGCATCGCCGTCGAGCTTCCACGCCGCGGCCGAGGTCGCCCGGCGCCTCGAAGCGGCCGGGTTCACGCGTCTCGACGAAGCGGAGTCGTGGCCGGCCCCCGCGGGTGGGCGCTTCGTGGTCGTCCGCGACGGCGCCGCGATCGCATGGGTGGTGCCCCCGGCCGCCGACGCGGCGACGGGGGTGCGCATCTTCGGCGCGCACACCGATTCGCCCGGCTTCAAGCTCAAGCCCAAGCCGACGACAGGACGCCTCGGCTGGCTGCAGGCGGGTGTCGAGATCTACGGCGGCCCGCTCCTGAACTCGTGGCTCGACCGCGAGCTGCGCCTCGCCGGGCGCCTCGCACTCGACGACGGCACGACCGTGCTCGCCTCGACCGGACCCCTGCTGCGACTGCCGCAGCTGGCGATCCACCTCGACCGCGAGGCCAACGACCACCTCGCACTCGACAAGCAGTCGCAGACGCAGCCGGTGTGGGGCCTCGGGCAGGCCGAGTCCGCCGACATCCTGGGCGAGCTCGCCCGCGAGGCGGGGGTGGATGCCGCACGCATCCGCGGCTACGACATCGTCACGGCCGACGCCGCCCGCGGCGCGACGTTCGGGCTCGACGACGTCTTCTTCGCGTCCGGCCGCCTCGACGATCTCGCCTCGGTGCACGCCGGCGTGGTCGCGCTCGAGCGCGCCGCCGGAGATCTCGACACCGACCACATCGCGATGCTCGCGGTGTTCGATCACGAAGAGGTGGGCTCGGGCACCCGGTCGGGCGCGGCCGGGCCGTTCCTCTCCGACGTGCTCGAACGGCTGTGGATCTCGCTCGGGGCCGACCGCGAGCAGCAGCTGCGCGCGCTCGCCGCGTCGTGGTGCGTCTCGAGCGACGTCGGCCACTCGGTGCACCCGAACTACGCCGAGAAGCACGATCCGGTCGTGCAACCGGTGCTCGGGTCGGGTCCGATCCTCAAGATCAACGCGAACCAGCGCTACGCGACGGATGCCGCGGGCGCCGCCGCCTGGAACTCCTGGTGCTCTGCGGCCGGTGTCACCAGCCAGGAGTTCGTCTCGAACAACTCGGTGCCGTGCGGTTCGACGATCGGCCCGATCACCGCGACCCGGCTCGGCATCCGCACGGTGGACGTCGGCATCCCGATCCTGTCCATGCACTCGGCACGTGAGCTCGCGGGCGTGAGCGACCTGTGGGACCTCACGCGCGTCGCCGAGGTCTACTTCCGCGACTGA